The Pseudanabaena sp. PCC 6802 genomic interval AATCATACCGAGCTACGTATAGCCGAGCTAACCCTAAAACGCAGTCAAGCAGCACTCCGCCAAGCACAAGCGGCTAACTCGCCAACCATTGCTGTCGTGGGTGAACTAGAAAGCGATCGCTCTGCCAAGGAGACTTTTCTAGATTTACGTAAAGATAGAGAAGTGAGGCGATCGCTTAATTCTCTCGGTAGTACGCTAGAGGCAAGCTATGACATCTTTACATCAGGTAAACGAGAAGCTTTAGTTAAGGCGGCGGAAGAAAAGTTGCGTATCGATCTTTTAGATGTGCAGCGGTTAAGCGAACAAATTCGTTTAGATGTGACGAATGGTTACTACGATCTACAAGAAGCAGACGAACAAGTGAGAATTGCTCAGGCAGCAGTAGTAAATGCCCAGAAAAGTCTCAAGGATTCCGTGTTTTTAGAAGAAGGTGGTACGGGAACTCAGTTTGATATTCTACGTTCTAAAGTGCAGCTTGCGAATGCCGAACAGGACTTGACCCAAGCTCAAACCCAGCAAGAAATCTCTCGTCGCCAACTAGCTCAAATCTTGAATGTCTCGCAATCTATCGATGTTTCTGCCTCCGATGCCGTGCAAAAAGCGGGTGAATGGAGTCTATCGCTGGAAGAAAGCATTATCCAGGCATATAAACAGCGTGTGGAATTGCAACAGCAACTCGCACAACGCCAAATCAGCGAACAGCAACGTCTTGCCGCAATTGCCGACGGTAAACCTCAAATTAGTTTATTTGCCAATTATCAAGTTTTGTACGGTTTAGATAGTGGCATGGGAATTGTTGATGGTTATGCTGTTGGTGCAAG includes:
- a CDS encoding TolC family protein, whose product is MKMFRCLAAIGVSTTVIFNEAKLVTAQTVTKPMLNNSSHTQKDPAPSNLSPAPDPLYLPTKLDEVRLEKTQAITLNQALDLARQNHTELRIAELTLKRSQAALRQAQAANSPTIAVVGELESDRSAKETFLDLRKDREVRRSLNSLGSTLEASYDIFTSGKREALVKAAEEKLRIDLLDVQRLSEQIRLDVTNGYYDLQEADEQVRIAQAAVVNAQKSLKDSVFLEEGGTGTQFDILRSKVQLANAEQDLTQAQTQQEISRRQLAQILNVSQSIDVSASDAVQKAGEWSLSLEESIIQAYKQRVELQQQLAQRQISEQQRLAAIADGKPQISLFANYQVLYGLDSGMGIVDGYAVGARLRWNLFDGGGAQAAADQEEVNKAIAETKFTDMRNQIRLQVEKAYKNLHTNAKNIQTAALALKQAQESLDLARLRFQAGVGTQLDVSTAQSELTKADGNRVRAILNYNRALASLQRAIAK